A genome region from Hevea brasiliensis isolate MT/VB/25A 57/8 chromosome 9, ASM3005281v1, whole genome shotgun sequence includes the following:
- the LOC110650372 gene encoding uncharacterized protein LOC110650372 — MDVRKIVVVVEDVEVARTALEWALHNLLRFGDLITLLHVFSSPSNSRAKNKMRLLRLKGFQLALSFKDICNNSFFNTNIEIIVTEGDQEGGTIAALVREMGAFALVVGLHDQSFLYKLAMAHNNIATILNCKVLAIKQPAAIPAKRTRATPVVVVDSSTNMGFSQIEIASLEVPDIPPPKVPYRICPDPYAVFWRWRKSRRKNGS, encoded by the exons ATGGATGTGAGGAAAATAGTGGTGGTAGTAGAAGATGTAGAGGTTGCAAGAACAGCACTTGAATGGGCTCTTCACAACCTCCTTCGTTTTGGAGATTTGATTACTCTTCTTCATGTCTTTTCTTCTCCTTCAAATTCAAGAGCCAAGAACAAGATGAGGCTTCTTCGCCTCAAAGGCTTCCAATTGGCTCTCTCATTCAAAGATATATGTAACAACAGTTTCTTTAAT ACAAATATAGAGATTATTGTAACAGAAGGAGATCAAGAAGGAGGGACAATTGCAGCTTTGGTGAGAGAGATGGGTGCCTTTGCTCTTGTTGTTGGACTCCATGATCAGAGCTTTCTCTACAA GTTGGCAATGGCCCACAACAATATTGCAACCATTTTAAATTGCAAAGTACTAGCTATCAAGCAACCAGCTGCAATACCAGCAAAGAGGACAAGGGCAACACCAGTGGTAGTAGTAGACAGTTCAACCAACATGGGCTTTTCACAGATTGAGATTGCTAGTTTAGA GGTTCCTGATATTCCTCCACCAAAAGTTCCATACAGAATCTGTCCAGACCCATATGCAGTATTTTGGAGATGGAGGAAGTCCAGGAGGAAGAATGGATCGTAA
- the LOC110650374 gene encoding single-stranded DNA-binding protein, mitochondrial isoform X2: MVNSIATLTRRLSRSLLSNPKFSQISMPFCSDNLSSIEDSALEDSNPNSDTDTMPSSISQSSFSSSTAAAASPGSTEERVVYDRKLENGLDLGIYRAILVGQVGQIPLQKKLKSGRIVTLFSLGTGGIRNNRRPLQNEEPREFANRSNVQWHRVSVYPLRLGALVMKNILPGSIIYLEGNLETKMFNDPITGLVRRVREVAIRRDGRIVFLGKGGDDQQEGAKELRSVGYF, translated from the exons ATGGTTAATTCAATTGCTACTCTAACACGCAGGCTCTCTCGTTCCCTTCTCTCTAACCCTAAATTCTCTCAGATTTCCATGCCCTTTTGTTCTGATAACCTCTCCTCTATCGAGGACTCTGCTTTGGAAGACTCCAATCCCAATTCGGACACTGATACGATGCCGAGTTCAATCTCACAATCATCATTTTCCTCATCAACAGCAGCAGCTGCTTCGCCAGGGTCGACTGAGGAGCGAGTGGTCTATGATCGGAAGCTTGAGAATGGCCTCGATTTGGGCATTTACAGG GCAATATTGGTGGGGCAGGTGGGACAGATTCCATTGCAGAAGAAGTTAAAAAGTGGGAGGATTGTGACATTGTTCTCGCTTGGAACAGGTGGGATTCGCAATAATAGGAGGCCATTGCAGAATGAGGAGCCAAGGGAGTTTGCAAATCGGAGTAATGTTCAATGGCATCGGGTTTCAGTTTACCCTTTAAGATTGGGGGCTCTTGTCATGAAGAATATTTTACCAGG ttcaattatttacctggaggGGAATCTGGAGACCAAGATGTTCAATGATCCAATTACTGGTCTTGTCCGGCGTGTAAGAGAGGTTGCTATTCGTCGAGATG GTCGGATTGTGTTTTTGGGAAAAGGTGGTGATGACCAGCAAGAAGGTGCAAAAGAATTGAGAAGTGTTGGCTATTTCTAG
- the LOC110650370 gene encoding uncharacterized protein LOC110650370 isoform X1 — translation MFQSLTHLLLREKEVLAKKKMADDPEKRFHSIMDKLFHAPKSLSNPSSSSGVESSRGKKRHNPESALALVEPRTRGDVVGSSQRSLAPAEAPLCRPWDRGDLMRRVATFRSMTWFAKPKVVSAVNCARRGWINLDMDIIGCEACAARLLFSTPLSWTQQQVEKAAMVFSLKLDSGHKLLCPWIDNACDERLAEFPPTPPPVLVDKFRECSSALLQLLALPVISSSAVEYMRSSQLEEFLREAPTLDYGNGSINISQVEYLGNECEADSANLYYQAQKLISLCGWEPRSLPYVVDCKERPKKLIKDADILNSSNIVTNGQNTSISFYSAATNENLEATEDFSLLSGLQADPHSIVLDCKLCGASVGLWTFSTVPRPVELFRLAGYTEVNSRKNYGQDSGNESQVDNRGAVANSASNGVLSSIDRPSTLNLTIAGGPPPTKQNFKATISLPVIGRNLRARLSYDSGFRDRTFNDLEVQSISDKNIFVKEKGITENSFGEQVSLPEPVGMLKSKTADQGQCSYASGDQSSCLNIESGEKGSALRKESDIYMSSKGTDISGEGIFSEIGVCDSNRECTTESTADIAQSFDQNYRLLENAQNAGSLDSAVGSFGSSQIIISSVSGPGATVAIGNGNSTSDSLALVASEICNQQEVPGADVLCGKDITSKVDSTKGKTHSYLKNMSSAQAKSQEGTKDRVQSMVNSDNTAYGKELREISDEGMEFDPIRQHRHFCPWIVSTNSGAAGWKQTLSALFRLKEHSSPSTKSPSPTSVIKVDDPITSVRKLFMSPSAKKMKPTPGSS, via the exons ATGTTTCAAAGCTTAACACATCTTCTCTTGCGCGAAAAAGAAGTTCTAGCGAAGAAGAAAATGGCAGATGATCCAGAGAAGAGATTTCACTCCATCATGGACAAGCTCTTTCACGCTCCTAAATCCCTTTCCAATCCTTCCAG TTCATCTGGAGTGGAGTCATCAAGGGGGAAAAAGAGACACAACCCAGAGTCTGCGTTGGCACTAGTGGAACCTAGAACAAGAGGGGATGTGGTTGGGTCATCTCAGCGTTCATTAGCTCCAGCTGAAGCTCCATTGTGCAGACCCTGGGACCGAGGAGATCTCATGAGGAGGGTGGCAACGTTTAGGTCCATGACTTGGTTTGCTAAGCCCAAG GTGGTGAGTGCTGTAAATTGTGCAAGGAGGGGATGGATCAACTTAGATATGGATATTATAGGCTGTGAAGCATGTGCAGCTCGTCTTCTTTTTTCCACCCCATTATCTTGGACGCAGCAGCAAG TTGAGAAGGCAGCCATGGTATTTAGCTTAAAGCTGGATAGTGGACACAAATTACTGTGTCCTTGGATTGATAATGCCTGTGACGAAAGATTGGCAGAGTTTCCTCCCACTCCTCCTCCTGTTTTAGTTGATAAATTCAGAGAATGTTCTTCTGCTCTCTTACAACTTTTAGCCCTTCCAGTGATTTCATCTTCAGCCGTGGAATACATGAGAAGCTCACAGCTGGAAGAATTTCTTAGAGAGGCACCAACCTTGGATTATGGCAATGGATCTATTAACATATCTCAAGTAGAATACCTCGGAAATGAGTGTGAAGCTGATTCTGCTAACTTGTATTATCAG GCACAAAAGCTTATAAGTTTATGTGGCTGGGAACCACGATCACTGCCTTATGTTGTTGACTGCAAGGAAAGACCAAAGAAGCTCATTAAGGATGCCGACATTTTGAATTCATCCAATATAGTCACTAATGGACAAAATACAAGCATCAGTTTTTATTCTGCCGCCACCAATGAAAATTTGGAGGCTACTGAAGATTTTAGTTTGCTTAGTGGGCTACAAGCTGATCCTCACTCTATTGTTTTAGATTGCAAGCTTTGTGGAGCCAGTGTGGGACTATGGACTTTTTCTACAGTTCCAAGGCCAGTAGAGTTGTTTAGATTGGCTGGATACACCGAAGTGAATAGTAGAAAAAATTATGGACAAGATTCAGGCAATGAAAGTCAAGTTGACAACAGAGGAGCTGTTGCAAATTCTGCCTCTAATGGAGTACTATCTTCCATAGATAGACCATCAACTTTAAATTTAACAATTGCCGGGGGTCCACCGCCTACAAAACAGAACTTCAAAGCAACAATTTCATTGCCTGTTATTGGCCGGAATTTAAGGGCTAGGCTTTCTTATGACTCTGGTTTTAGAGATCGTACGTTTAATGACCTAGAAGTGCAGTCTATATCTGATAAAAATATATTTGTGAAAGAAAAGGGAATTACAGAAAACAGTTTTGGTGAGCAAGTTTCTCTTCCAGAACCTGTGGGGATGTTAAAGAGCAAAACAGCTGATCAGGGACAGTGTAGTTATGCAAGTGGAGATCAATCCTCTTGTTTGAACATTGAAAGTGGTGAAAAAGGATCTGCTCTTAGAAAGGAGTCTGATATTTACATGTCATCGAAAGGCACAGACATTAGTGGAGAaggaattttttcagaaattgGAGTGTGTGATTCTAATAGGGAATGCACAACAGAGAGCACAGCAGATATAGCACAAAGTTTTGATCAGAATTATAGGTTGCTTGAAAATGCACAAAATGCTGGGTCCCTTGATTCAGCAGTAGGAAGTTTCGGCAGTTCTCAAATTATAATATCTTCTGTTTCAGGCCCAGGTGCTACTGTCGCCATTGGAAATGGGAATAGTACAAGTGACTCATTAGCTTTGGTTGCCTCTGAAATTTGCAATCAGCAAGAGGTTCCAGGAGCAGATGTTTTATGTGGCAAAGATATTACTTCGAAGGTAGACTCAACCAAAGGTAAAACTCATTCTTATCTCAAAAACATGTCAAGCGCTCAAGCAAAAAGCCAGGAAGGCACCAAAGATAGAGTACAGAGTATGGTGAACAGTGACAATACAGCATATG GCAAGGAGCTAAGGGAAATATCAGATGAAGGAATGGAGTTTGATCCAATCAGGCAGCACAGACATTTTTGCCCCTGGATTGTATCAACAAACAGTGGGGCAGCTGGTTGGAAGCAAACATTATCTGCTTTATTTCGTCTAAAGGAGCATTCTAGCCCTTCTACAAAATCTCCTTCACCCACTTCCGTGATTAAG GTGGATGATCCCATTACTTCAGTAAGAAAGCTATTCATGTCTCCATCTGCAAAGAAAATGAAACCTACTCCCGGGTCTAGCTGA
- the LOC110650374 gene encoding single-stranded DNA-binding protein, mitochondrial isoform X1 → MVNSIATLTRRLSRSLLSNPKFSQISMPFCSDNLSSIEDSALEDSNPNSDTDTMPSSISQSSFSSSTAAAASPGSTEERVVYDRKLENGLDLGIYRAILVGQVGQIPLQKKLKSGRIVTLFSLGTGGIRNNRRPLQNEEPREFANRSNVQWHRVSVYPLRLGALVMKNILPGSIIYLEGNLETKMFNDPITGLVRRVREVAIRRDVPVFFRMASFDVFFIFNTPRQFGIEVGLCFWEKVVMTSKKVQKN, encoded by the exons ATGGTTAATTCAATTGCTACTCTAACACGCAGGCTCTCTCGTTCCCTTCTCTCTAACCCTAAATTCTCTCAGATTTCCATGCCCTTTTGTTCTGATAACCTCTCCTCTATCGAGGACTCTGCTTTGGAAGACTCCAATCCCAATTCGGACACTGATACGATGCCGAGTTCAATCTCACAATCATCATTTTCCTCATCAACAGCAGCAGCTGCTTCGCCAGGGTCGACTGAGGAGCGAGTGGTCTATGATCGGAAGCTTGAGAATGGCCTCGATTTGGGCATTTACAGG GCAATATTGGTGGGGCAGGTGGGACAGATTCCATTGCAGAAGAAGTTAAAAAGTGGGAGGATTGTGACATTGTTCTCGCTTGGAACAGGTGGGATTCGCAATAATAGGAGGCCATTGCAGAATGAGGAGCCAAGGGAGTTTGCAAATCGGAGTAATGTTCAATGGCATCGGGTTTCAGTTTACCCTTTAAGATTGGGGGCTCTTGTCATGAAGAATATTTTACCAGG ttcaattatttacctggaggGGAATCTGGAGACCAAGATGTTCAATGATCCAATTACTGGTCTTGTCCGGCGTGTAAGAGAGGTTGCTATTCGTCGAGATG TACCGGTATTCTTTCGCATGGCTTCTTTTGACGTGTTTTTCATTTTTAACACTCCAAGACAATTTGGCATAGAG GTCGGATTGTGTTTTTGGGAAAAGGTGGTGATGACCAGCAAGAAGGTGCAAAAGAATTGA
- the LOC110650370 gene encoding uncharacterized protein LOC110650370 isoform X2, whose protein sequence is MFQSLTHLLLREKEVLAKKKMADDPEKRFHSIMDKLFHAPKSLSNPSSSSGVESSRGKKRHNPESALALVEPRTRGDVVGSSQRSLAPAEAPLCRPWDRGDLMRRVATFRSMTWFAKPKVVSAVNCARRGWINLDMDIIGCEACAARLLFSTPLSWTQQQVEKAAMVFSLKLDSGHKLLCPWIDNACDERLAEFPPTPPPVLVDKFRECSSALLQLLALPVISSSAVEYMRSSQLEEFLREAPTLDYGNGSINISQVEYLGNECEADSANLYYQAQKLISLCGWEPRSLPYVVDCKERPKKLIKDADILNSSNIVTNGQNTSISFYSAATNENLEATEDFSLLSGLQADPHSIVLDCKLCGASVGLWTFSTVPRPVELFRLAGYTEVNSRKNYGQDSGNESQVDNRGAVANSASNGVLSSIDRPSTLNLTIAGGPPPTKQNFKATISLPVIGRNLRARLSYDSGFRDRTFNDLEVQSISDKNIFVKEKGITENSFGEQVSLPEPVGMLKSKTADQGQCSYASGDQSSCLNIESGEKGSALRKESDIYMSSKGTDISGEGIFSEIGVCDSNRECTTESTADIAQSFDQNYRLLENAQNAGSLDSAVGSFGSSQIIISSVSGPGATVAIGNGNSTSDSLALVASEICNQQEVPGADVLCGKDITSKVDSTKGKELREISDEGMEFDPIRQHRHFCPWIVSTNSGAAGWKQTLSALFRLKEHSSPSTKSPSPTSVIKVDDPITSVRKLFMSPSAKKMKPTPGSS, encoded by the exons ATGTTTCAAAGCTTAACACATCTTCTCTTGCGCGAAAAAGAAGTTCTAGCGAAGAAGAAAATGGCAGATGATCCAGAGAAGAGATTTCACTCCATCATGGACAAGCTCTTTCACGCTCCTAAATCCCTTTCCAATCCTTCCAG TTCATCTGGAGTGGAGTCATCAAGGGGGAAAAAGAGACACAACCCAGAGTCTGCGTTGGCACTAGTGGAACCTAGAACAAGAGGGGATGTGGTTGGGTCATCTCAGCGTTCATTAGCTCCAGCTGAAGCTCCATTGTGCAGACCCTGGGACCGAGGAGATCTCATGAGGAGGGTGGCAACGTTTAGGTCCATGACTTGGTTTGCTAAGCCCAAG GTGGTGAGTGCTGTAAATTGTGCAAGGAGGGGATGGATCAACTTAGATATGGATATTATAGGCTGTGAAGCATGTGCAGCTCGTCTTCTTTTTTCCACCCCATTATCTTGGACGCAGCAGCAAG TTGAGAAGGCAGCCATGGTATTTAGCTTAAAGCTGGATAGTGGACACAAATTACTGTGTCCTTGGATTGATAATGCCTGTGACGAAAGATTGGCAGAGTTTCCTCCCACTCCTCCTCCTGTTTTAGTTGATAAATTCAGAGAATGTTCTTCTGCTCTCTTACAACTTTTAGCCCTTCCAGTGATTTCATCTTCAGCCGTGGAATACATGAGAAGCTCACAGCTGGAAGAATTTCTTAGAGAGGCACCAACCTTGGATTATGGCAATGGATCTATTAACATATCTCAAGTAGAATACCTCGGAAATGAGTGTGAAGCTGATTCTGCTAACTTGTATTATCAG GCACAAAAGCTTATAAGTTTATGTGGCTGGGAACCACGATCACTGCCTTATGTTGTTGACTGCAAGGAAAGACCAAAGAAGCTCATTAAGGATGCCGACATTTTGAATTCATCCAATATAGTCACTAATGGACAAAATACAAGCATCAGTTTTTATTCTGCCGCCACCAATGAAAATTTGGAGGCTACTGAAGATTTTAGTTTGCTTAGTGGGCTACAAGCTGATCCTCACTCTATTGTTTTAGATTGCAAGCTTTGTGGAGCCAGTGTGGGACTATGGACTTTTTCTACAGTTCCAAGGCCAGTAGAGTTGTTTAGATTGGCTGGATACACCGAAGTGAATAGTAGAAAAAATTATGGACAAGATTCAGGCAATGAAAGTCAAGTTGACAACAGAGGAGCTGTTGCAAATTCTGCCTCTAATGGAGTACTATCTTCCATAGATAGACCATCAACTTTAAATTTAACAATTGCCGGGGGTCCACCGCCTACAAAACAGAACTTCAAAGCAACAATTTCATTGCCTGTTATTGGCCGGAATTTAAGGGCTAGGCTTTCTTATGACTCTGGTTTTAGAGATCGTACGTTTAATGACCTAGAAGTGCAGTCTATATCTGATAAAAATATATTTGTGAAAGAAAAGGGAATTACAGAAAACAGTTTTGGTGAGCAAGTTTCTCTTCCAGAACCTGTGGGGATGTTAAAGAGCAAAACAGCTGATCAGGGACAGTGTAGTTATGCAAGTGGAGATCAATCCTCTTGTTTGAACATTGAAAGTGGTGAAAAAGGATCTGCTCTTAGAAAGGAGTCTGATATTTACATGTCATCGAAAGGCACAGACATTAGTGGAGAaggaattttttcagaaattgGAGTGTGTGATTCTAATAGGGAATGCACAACAGAGAGCACAGCAGATATAGCACAAAGTTTTGATCAGAATTATAGGTTGCTTGAAAATGCACAAAATGCTGGGTCCCTTGATTCAGCAGTAGGAAGTTTCGGCAGTTCTCAAATTATAATATCTTCTGTTTCAGGCCCAGGTGCTACTGTCGCCATTGGAAATGGGAATAGTACAAGTGACTCATTAGCTTTGGTTGCCTCTGAAATTTGCAATCAGCAAGAGGTTCCAGGAGCAGATGTTTTATGTGGCAAAGATATTACTTCGAAGGTAGACTCAACCAAAG GCAAGGAGCTAAGGGAAATATCAGATGAAGGAATGGAGTTTGATCCAATCAGGCAGCACAGACATTTTTGCCCCTGGATTGTATCAACAAACAGTGGGGCAGCTGGTTGGAAGCAAACATTATCTGCTTTATTTCGTCTAAAGGAGCATTCTAGCCCTTCTACAAAATCTCCTTCACCCACTTCCGTGATTAAG GTGGATGATCCCATTACTTCAGTAAGAAAGCTATTCATGTCTCCATCTGCAAAGAAAATGAAACCTACTCCCGGGTCTAGCTGA
- the LOC110650370 gene encoding uncharacterized protein LOC110650370 isoform X3, which yields MFQSLTHLLLREKEVLAKKKMADDPEKRFHSIMDKLFHAPKSLSNPSSSSGVESSRGKKRHNPESALALVEPRTRGDVVGSSQRSLAPAEAPLCRPWDRGDLMRRVATFRSMTWFAKPKAQKLISLCGWEPRSLPYVVDCKERPKKLIKDADILNSSNIVTNGQNTSISFYSAATNENLEATEDFSLLSGLQADPHSIVLDCKLCGASVGLWTFSTVPRPVELFRLAGYTEVNSRKNYGQDSGNESQVDNRGAVANSASNGVLSSIDRPSTLNLTIAGGPPPTKQNFKATISLPVIGRNLRARLSYDSGFRDRTFNDLEVQSISDKNIFVKEKGITENSFGEQVSLPEPVGMLKSKTADQGQCSYASGDQSSCLNIESGEKGSALRKESDIYMSSKGTDISGEGIFSEIGVCDSNRECTTESTADIAQSFDQNYRLLENAQNAGSLDSAVGSFGSSQIIISSVSGPGATVAIGNGNSTSDSLALVASEICNQQEVPGADVLCGKDITSKVDSTKGKTHSYLKNMSSAQAKSQEGTKDRVQSMVNSDNTAYGKELREISDEGMEFDPIRQHRHFCPWIVSTNSGAAGWKQTLSALFRLKEHSSPSTKSPSPTSVIKVDDPITSVRKLFMSPSAKKMKPTPGSS from the exons ATGTTTCAAAGCTTAACACATCTTCTCTTGCGCGAAAAAGAAGTTCTAGCGAAGAAGAAAATGGCAGATGATCCAGAGAAGAGATTTCACTCCATCATGGACAAGCTCTTTCACGCTCCTAAATCCCTTTCCAATCCTTCCAG TTCATCTGGAGTGGAGTCATCAAGGGGGAAAAAGAGACACAACCCAGAGTCTGCGTTGGCACTAGTGGAACCTAGAACAAGAGGGGATGTGGTTGGGTCATCTCAGCGTTCATTAGCTCCAGCTGAAGCTCCATTGTGCAGACCCTGGGACCGAGGAGATCTCATGAGGAGGGTGGCAACGTTTAGGTCCATGACTTGGTTTGCTAAGCCCAAG GCACAAAAGCTTATAAGTTTATGTGGCTGGGAACCACGATCACTGCCTTATGTTGTTGACTGCAAGGAAAGACCAAAGAAGCTCATTAAGGATGCCGACATTTTGAATTCATCCAATATAGTCACTAATGGACAAAATACAAGCATCAGTTTTTATTCTGCCGCCACCAATGAAAATTTGGAGGCTACTGAAGATTTTAGTTTGCTTAGTGGGCTACAAGCTGATCCTCACTCTATTGTTTTAGATTGCAAGCTTTGTGGAGCCAGTGTGGGACTATGGACTTTTTCTACAGTTCCAAGGCCAGTAGAGTTGTTTAGATTGGCTGGATACACCGAAGTGAATAGTAGAAAAAATTATGGACAAGATTCAGGCAATGAAAGTCAAGTTGACAACAGAGGAGCTGTTGCAAATTCTGCCTCTAATGGAGTACTATCTTCCATAGATAGACCATCAACTTTAAATTTAACAATTGCCGGGGGTCCACCGCCTACAAAACAGAACTTCAAAGCAACAATTTCATTGCCTGTTATTGGCCGGAATTTAAGGGCTAGGCTTTCTTATGACTCTGGTTTTAGAGATCGTACGTTTAATGACCTAGAAGTGCAGTCTATATCTGATAAAAATATATTTGTGAAAGAAAAGGGAATTACAGAAAACAGTTTTGGTGAGCAAGTTTCTCTTCCAGAACCTGTGGGGATGTTAAAGAGCAAAACAGCTGATCAGGGACAGTGTAGTTATGCAAGTGGAGATCAATCCTCTTGTTTGAACATTGAAAGTGGTGAAAAAGGATCTGCTCTTAGAAAGGAGTCTGATATTTACATGTCATCGAAAGGCACAGACATTAGTGGAGAaggaattttttcagaaattgGAGTGTGTGATTCTAATAGGGAATGCACAACAGAGAGCACAGCAGATATAGCACAAAGTTTTGATCAGAATTATAGGTTGCTTGAAAATGCACAAAATGCTGGGTCCCTTGATTCAGCAGTAGGAAGTTTCGGCAGTTCTCAAATTATAATATCTTCTGTTTCAGGCCCAGGTGCTACTGTCGCCATTGGAAATGGGAATAGTACAAGTGACTCATTAGCTTTGGTTGCCTCTGAAATTTGCAATCAGCAAGAGGTTCCAGGAGCAGATGTTTTATGTGGCAAAGATATTACTTCGAAGGTAGACTCAACCAAAGGTAAAACTCATTCTTATCTCAAAAACATGTCAAGCGCTCAAGCAAAAAGCCAGGAAGGCACCAAAGATAGAGTACAGAGTATGGTGAACAGTGACAATACAGCATATG GCAAGGAGCTAAGGGAAATATCAGATGAAGGAATGGAGTTTGATCCAATCAGGCAGCACAGACATTTTTGCCCCTGGATTGTATCAACAAACAGTGGGGCAGCTGGTTGGAAGCAAACATTATCTGCTTTATTTCGTCTAAAGGAGCATTCTAGCCCTTCTACAAAATCTCCTTCACCCACTTCCGTGATTAAG GTGGATGATCCCATTACTTCAGTAAGAAAGCTATTCATGTCTCCATCTGCAAAGAAAATGAAACCTACTCCCGGGTCTAGCTGA